The sequence below is a genomic window from Salinispira pacifica.
GCGGATTTGCCCGTTTTATATTGAAGAAAGTGGCCAGCATCACCGAAAACCAGGAAAGTCTTGATGAGAAGAGCATAGAAACCATCATTCAGACTGCTCAAAGCGCAGAAGACTGACCGCAGCAAAAGGCAGGAAACTTGTCCCAGGAAAATTTTCTCAAACCGGGAACCGGCATTGAACCCAGTGAAAAGCGGGATGTATACCGCCAGCTGCTGCTCATCGCCGGTCCCATTATGCTCACGAATTTCCTCCAGACCCTGTACAACCTTACAGACACCTATTTCCTTGGACAGCTTGGAAGAAATGAAGTAAGTTCCCCGGCTACCAGCTTCAATATTATTTTTCTGCTCATCCTCTTCAGCGGCGGCTTCAGCCATGCGGGGCGGACGCTTATCAGCCAGGCGAAGGGACGGGGAGACCCGGAACGCAGCGATTTCTACCTGGGGCAGCTTACCGGCATGATGCTGCTGGGCGGTCTGATCATCACTCCCCTGATCCAGATTGCGATTCCCGCCATACTGCGTCTGATCGCGGTTCCCGAAGTCATTTACGCACCCACCCTGGGCTACCTGAGGGTGGTTCTTGCGGGCCTTCCGTTTATGTTTCTCACCTTTGCCCTTCAGGCGGCATTTCAGGGCATGGGCGACAGCATGACGCCGTTTATTATCAATATGATATCAGTGGCTGTGAACATTCTTCTGGATTGGCTTCTGATATTCGGCATTGGGGTCTTTCCCGCCATGGCAGTGGCGGGGGCCGCCTGGGCGACCTTCATCGCACGGGCCTTGAACGCCATCCTGGCATTGGCGGTACTTCTGTTCCGGGACAGCGGCCTGCAGCTGAAACCCGAAAATCTCCGCCCAGACGCCAAAGCGTACAAGCTGATCATTCGAATCGGACTGCCCGCAAGTCTGGGCCAGAGTGCTGCAGCCCTGGGCTTTACCGTGCTGCAGGGCATTATCAACAGCTTCGGAACTGCAGTGATTGCCGCATTCAATGTGGGAAGCAGAATTATCAATCTCTTTATGATGCCGGCAATGGGTCTGAGCCAGGCAACATCGGTGATGGTTGGGCAGAAGCTGGGTGCACGCCGCCGGGACCTGGCCTTTCTTGCCCTCCGCCAGGCAAGTCTCACCAGTCTGGTGTTTATCAGTATTTCCATGACTGTCACCTTCTTTTTCGGCAACTCGGTGACGGGATTCTTCGTGCCAGATCCCCAGGTGATCCGATGGGGGGCGATTTTATTCAGGCTGGTGAGTCCCTCTGTGGTGTTTTTCGCCCTGTTCACCGTATTCAACGGAGCATTTCAGGGAAGCGGAGACACCAGACCGGTTGCCGTCCTGAATACCATGCGCTTGTGGGGGATCCGTCTTCCGGTTGCTTTTCTTCTGGTGACAGTCCTCGGCTGGGGCCCGGAAGGGATTTGGATCGGAATGATTCTCTCGAATTTGCTTACGGCGATGTCCGCCCTTGTTCTTCTGCTGAAGAGGCCGTGGTACGCGAAGCTTGACCCTGACGATATTTAGTCGGCGGGGAATCCTCATACCGGGCCTGGAAGGTGAATCTCGGATTGCCGCCCCTGTGTTCAACTGCCCCCAGCTCCTCCAGTATCTGGAGTTTCAGCTTTCGCTCCTGGGCGGTCATCACCGGAAATCCGTAGTGAATATTTTCATATTTCAGCTCTTTTCCTGATGTCTGCCTGCTGTGTACAAACTGAAGATGATCCTGAAGCCGTTGATACTGCAGCCCCATGAGGTAATCCCGGGAATTGGTGAAATCATCTTCCATGCTCTCGAGAATTCTTCCGTCCACCTCAAATCCCACAGAGTTGCGGCCTGAGGCCGCTGCTGCCAGACTGGTGGTGCCGGTGCCCAGAAAGGGATCCAGCACCGTATCCTGCTGTGCACTGAACATTTGTATGAGGCGGAAGGGGATCTCCATGGGGAAGGCTGCGCTCCGGGTACGCATAAACAGCTTGTCGCTGCGGAATTCCGGGATGCTCAGGTGCTGCCGCGCCCCCCGTATCTCCCAGAGATCGGAGAACCAGAGGTTCCGCTCCTCCCAGAAATAGGCCGAGCGCCGACGCAGCTCCTTTTCATCGCTGGTGCTGAAACGGCGGTTTCCGCCCTTCCGTGCAAGAATGATGTGCTCGTGTTCCAGCGTCACATACGCTCCCCCGGGAAGCATACCGCTTCCCATAAACTTATTGGGTGCGTTGGTGGGCTTCCGCCAGATGATCTGGGGAAGAATATGAAAGCCCAGTCTTCTGAGCGTATGGATAATGCGGCTCTGATTGTGAAAAAGCCGGAAATGCGCTCCCAGTTTACGCGTCGCATCTCCGACATTTATTGCAATCATTCCGCCGGGGATCAGAACCCGGAAGCATTCCTCCCAGACTGAGTCGAGCATCACATGCATGCGCTCAAATGCCTCCGGCCCCTTATCTCCGGCAAGTACCGACCCCAGTTCGGGGTCAAAACCGCTGAACTGTTCATCCCACATTTGGATCATGGGATAGGG
It includes:
- a CDS encoding MATE family efflux transporter, yielding MSQENFLKPGTGIEPSEKRDVYRQLLLIAGPIMLTNFLQTLYNLTDTYFLGQLGRNEVSSPATSFNIIFLLILFSGGFSHAGRTLISQAKGRGDPERSDFYLGQLTGMMLLGGLIITPLIQIAIPAILRLIAVPEVIYAPTLGYLRVVLAGLPFMFLTFALQAAFQGMGDSMTPFIINMISVAVNILLDWLLIFGIGVFPAMAVAGAAWATFIARALNAILALAVLLFRDSGLQLKPENLRPDAKAYKLIIRIGLPASLGQSAAALGFTVLQGIINSFGTAVIAAFNVGSRIINLFMMPAMGLSQATSVMVGQKLGARRRDLAFLALRQASLTSLVFISISMTVTFFFGNSVTGFFVPDPQVIRWGAILFRLVSPSVVFFALFTVFNGAFQGSGDTRPVAVLNTMRLWGIRLPVAFLLVTVLGWGPEGIWIGMILSNLLTAMSALVLLLKRPWYAKLDPDDI
- a CDS encoding DNA-methyltransferase, whose product is MIEATEHRVFHASSGRMGQLEDGSVNLVVTSPPYPMIQMWDEQFSGFDPELGSVLAGDKGPEAFERMHVMLDSVWEECFRVLIPGGMIAINVGDATRKLGAHFRLFHNQSRIIHTLRRLGFHILPQIIWRKPTNAPNKFMGSGMLPGGAYVTLEHEHIILARKGGNRRFSTSDEKELRRRSAYFWEERNLWFSDLWEIRGARQHLSIPEFRSDKLFMRTRSAAFPMEIPFRLIQMFSAQQDTVLDPFLGTGTTSLAAAASGRNSVGFEVDGRILESMEDDFTNSRDYLMGLQYQRLQDHLQFVHSRQTSGKELKYENIHYGFPVMTAQERKLKLQILEELGAVEHRGGNPRFTFQARYEDSPPTKYRQGQASRTTASSAEEQGRTSP